One Leuconostoc mesenteroides subsp. mesenteroides ATCC 8293 genomic window, TTTACCGCGACTGGCTTAAATTATTCGGCTCGTAATTCAATGTTGATTCAACTACAAAATCCAAAAGCCACCTTGTTAAAAGGCTACAAACAATGGTCTGCTGATGGCATTCAAGTCAATAAAGGTGAGAAGGGCATCAAAATATTTGGTGCCCCAACAAACTTAAAGACGATTATTGCTGAAAATGGCGAAAAAATACGCTGGTCTGATGCAACGCCAGAGCAAAAGCAATTAGCTAATAACAAGCAATTGGAAGTCCGCAGTGTGAAACATTATCCAGTCGAAACGGTGTTTGATGTTCGGCAAACTAATGCCACTGCTGCGCAGTTGCCCAGCATGCTACCCAATCGTCCCATTGACTTAGCAACGGATAAAAGCCCAAAACATTTGGATGCGGCCTATAAAACGTTGTTGAAGTTCGCCGACAAACTTAAAGTGCCCGTCATTGACCAAGGTGTAGATGAACAAATTGCCAAGCGGCCAATGACCTGGCAGGGACAAGCAAAAGGGGCCTTTGTTCAATCAAAAACCAATAAGGATGAAAAATATATCCTATTGCGCAGTGATCTTACCCCAACCGATAAAATCCACACCTTAGCATACGAAATAGCGCACGCGCAGCTTCATTCTTTGCAGAGTCAAAATAATTGGCCCACAGCCATTAAAGAAACGCAGGCAGAGTTATCCAGCTATGTGATTACTAAAAACCTAGGCATTGAGCCTGGTGAGAAAAGCGTTGATTATATTGCGGGTTGGTCGAAGAATTTAAAGGCGCTAGAGGGTCAAAATACTGGCAAAATCATTAGTCAAGCACTCAAAGCTAGTACGGATGTTACTCAGTATCTATCGGATAACTTGAGCAACGGTGAAGTCCGTCAACCAAAAACAACAAAATTGCTTAAGCCTGATAAGTTAGCGGTTGTTGAACAAAACTATCAGGCCATTAATCAAACAAGTACACGACACATGTAAAAGGAGCAAACACATGTCACAAGAAAACATTCAAGAAGTTACAGGCTTTATCACAGGCATTACAAAGTCTGCGGAAGTTAATATTTTATCCTTCCAGGAAAAGGGTCAACCAGGTGCCATTGCATTGACAATTGAAACCAGACGCTACCACGAATTATTCCCAGCAGGCGATCCAATTTTAGGCATTGAAATGGTGGCCGTATTACAACAAGTTGGCAAGAAACTACAAGTGGTGTCAATTTATGATCCCGAAGGTGATTGTATTGCCGCTGATGAAGTGCCAGAACTTGGCCTATTGAATCATCAATTAGATGATGTCAAAAACACTGATGTCTACACAAGTTTACCCGCTGATCGTCAAAAAGCAGTTGATCACATTGATGCGAGTACAAGCGAATTAGAAGAATTAGCCAGAGAACATGATGCTGCCAATCAAGTCCCTGAAAGCAATACGAATTATGGTGATCCCGTCACCGACCAGGGAGGGAATGAATGATTGAATTAAAACAAAACAATACCACACCTTACCTTGATCGCTATACAACAGACATTAGCGCCAAAGTGATGTCTGCTCCAGAAAAATATCATGCCTACGAACGTGAAAGCATTACACGTCGTATCATGGTCTCTCTGATGAAACAAATTCAAAATGCGCCTTTATTAGTTGGGTTACCTGGCGTTGGTAAAACAGCTATTGTAGAGGATTTGGCACGTCAATTGTTAAGTACCTCAGTTTCTTCCCTCAAAGGCAAGCACTTAGTTCAAATTAGTTTGGCCAACTTGATGAAAAGCAGCGATGGTGAGTCATTTGCGCATAAGTTTCAAGCGATTATTGATGAATTGATTGCTAATAAAGATACTGTGATTGCTTTTATTGATGAAATTCATCAAATTGTTGGCACTGGTGCTGAAACATCAGGTAGTTCATTGGATGCGGGTAATATTATTAAACCAGCCCTGAGTCGTGATGATCTCCAAATTATTGGGGCGACGACTACGAAAGAATTTCACGAATATGTGGCGCGTGATGGTGCACTGATGCGGCGATTTGATTTGATTGAAGTGCCAGAATTAAGCTTTGAACAAACGAAAAACGTTTTATCTAAAGTCGCCTTACAACTCAATAACGGTATTGAAGTGCCAGAAACAGTACAAGACAGAATTATGGCACTATCACAACGCTATATCACTGACCGTTACTTTCCTGAAAAGGCAATTATGTTGCTGGATGGTGCGTTAAGTGTAGCACGCCTAGATAATCGACCAACACTGTCAAATCAAGACGTAGCTACGATTATCCATGATGATTATCATGTGCCTGAATATGTCATTAATCAAACGACTGATGAACGATTATTGAACTTGTTACCAAGACTCAAAAGCCAGGTGATTGGTCAAGACACAGCCTTAGAAAAAGTTGCGATGAAACTGACTAATCGTGAGGCAGGACTAGCCGACACTTCAAAGCCTGAGTCATTTCTCTTTATGGGTCCAACTGGTGTTGGTAAAACTGAGACAGCTAAGCAACTAGCGCTAAATCTATTTGGTAATAAACAGAACTTTATTCGATTTGATATGTCTGAGTTCAAGTTTGCAGGGACTAGCCTAGAAAGATTTAAAGATCAGCTCACAACTAGAGTCAGGCACACACCTTACGCCGTATTATTGTTGGATGAAATTGAAAAGGCTGATCCAGAAGTCATGGATTTACTTTTGCAGGTCTTAGATGATGGTCGTTTGAGTGATGAATATGGTCGTGTCATTAATTTTAAAGACTTAATCATTGTCATGACAACTAACTCAGGGGCAACAGCAGTGATGAATCGTGATGCCAAATCAGATGCTGTTAAAGAAGACAAAAAGCGTCAAGCAAACTTTGAAGAACAACTCGAAATTGCCTTGCAAAGTGATGGTTACCGTCCTGAGTTTATCGCTAGAATTGGTGCCATTATTGTCTTTGATGTCTTAAAGATGGCGGATATGGTGCGAATTGTTGAATTGAAGTTGTCACGACTCAATCAAAAAGCACAAGAGAGTGGTTTCAATATTGTTTTTGACACACAAGAGGTGGCACGCTATATCCCATCATTTGACCTGGGCTTTGAGTA contains:
- a CDS encoding AAA family ATPase, with translation MIELKQNNTTPYLDRYTTDISAKVMSAPEKYHAYERESITRRIMVSLMKQIQNAPLLVGLPGVGKTAIVEDLARQLLSTSVSSLKGKHLVQISLANLMKSSDGESFAHKFQAIIDELIANKDTVIAFIDEIHQIVGTGAETSGSSLDAGNIIKPALSRDDLQIIGATTTKEFHEYVARDGALMRRFDLIEVPELSFEQTKNVLSKVALQLNNGIEVPETVQDRIMALSQRYITDRYFPEKAIMLLDGALSVARLDNRPTLSNQDVATIIHDDYHVPEYVINQTTDERLLNLLPRLKSQVIGQDTALEKVAMKLTNREAGLADTSKPESFLFMGPTGVGKTETAKQLALNLFGNKQNFIRFDMSEFKFAGTSLERFKDQLTTRVRHTPYAVLLLDEIEKADPEVMDLLLQVLDDGRLSDEYGRVINFKDLIIVMTTNSGATAVMNRDAKSDAVKEDKKRQANFEEQLEIALQSDGYRPEFIARIGAIIVFDVLKMADMVRIVELKLSRLNQKAQESGFNIVFDTQEVARYIPSFDLGFEYLNGTQEVSSPIANYIADVGYKPSRGVRPIDDTIATYVSDPVSAAIIQKRQGLGQDFDTFIFRAIGNPPSLTSPYGEWQVVVSTAKEAADNEAI